The region TGTTTCTGAACTGGATGACTACCGCGGCGTCGAGATCTTCCCGCCGCGCGCGAGCTCGCACGGTAATGTCTTCTCGATGACGTGGATGGAGGACGATGGGATCTCGGTTCAGCCGAAGGTGTCGAAGTACACGATTCGCTACGAGGCGACGGATGATCGGGTTATTGTTGGCTTTAGCAAGGACGAGACGAGCGGATTCGTTCCGGCGtggaaggagctggatattATTCTGCATAATGGGGatgagaggagggtggtCTCGGATGATGGAAAGACGGTCGACTATAAGGGCAAGGATGGGCGTGGTCGTGAGGTTTATACCCTCCGGTACTAGTTATAGAGTATTATGATATAGATGCATAGATTATTGACTCTCTTCTCTTAGTGCTTACTGTGACTATTGTTAGTAAATGCTTGATCGGCGGCAATGCGAGTGCGAGGGTTCGTATTTTATCAACGCGAGAACGTGTAATAAACGAATGCGAGATACGGTCATACATCTTTTACTATAGGCAACTTTTTTTATGTTATTTTTACTGGTCAGGAGGTTTTCTTCATGGTTGTTCTTTATAAAGCAATACTGACTCTGGTGCCGATCcagaagtatatatttgGCCGGCCCTCACAGCAATgcaccaccatcttccataTCAATCACTGTTACAATGGCCAAATGCGTTCCTCCCAAAGAATCAGGATGGACATTCTGTCCAAACCTCGCAGCCTCTGCTCTCTTCACGGTCCTTTACGGATTGAGCTTCCTCCTGCATCTCTATCTCAGCTTTAAGACGCACAAGGTACACCCTATAACCCCAAAGGTGGAAACAGCACTGATTAAACTCCCAGAAATTCTGCTGGGTCATAACAATGGGCGCAGCCTGGTTAACAATCGGATTCGCCCTGCGCACAAAAGCAGCCCACCAGATTACAGGGATAGGCGACTTCATTCCCCAAAGTATAATCATCTTCCTAGGCCCCCTCTGGCTCAACGGCTTCGTGTACATGGTCCTAGGCCGGATGGTGCACATGCTGCTCGAGCGAGACAGGGTATACAATATCAGCGCGCGCCGACTGACACTGATCTTTGTGATTCTGGATATCGTGGCTTTCTTCGTGCAGGCTTCGTCCAGTGGGCCGATGAGTAGCGATGATGCGGATACGGCTCAGACGGGGGTTTATATCAGTACGTATACTACCAATATATCCATGCATAAGCTAACCAAAAAAGTGATGGCCGGAGTCGCAATCCAACAAACATTCATCACctccttcatcgtcctcgcgATCCGCTTCCACTACAAGCTTATCATCGGGACGGGTACTCGGCATACCCAGGCGATTGACGAGCGTACCGCCGTGAAGCCGGCTATATATACCGTCCCCTGGCGTCGACTGCTCTATGCACTCTATCTAACGCTCATACTAATCACCATTCGGAATATCTTTCGCCTGATTGAGTTTTCTGACGGCGTTGAGGGGTATATTGCTGTTCATGAGGCGTTCTTCTACTCGCTGGATGCGATGCCTATTTTCTGTGGACTGATTGTGCTTGCCGTTGTACATCCTTCCTGTGTGCTTCAGGGTCCTGATAGTGAGTTTccgaagagggagaagaaggggaagaaggataagacagagaagaagaggcggaggcggaggagtcgagggaaagagagggagcaagaagttgaagaggcCGGTGCGGGTCGTACGGATGATCCCAGGGAGGTATTTGTCTCGCAGGTGTGATATTATGCTGGCAGTGTGAGATGGCTTTAGAATTCTAGTTAGGATCAGCGATATGGCTTCTATATGAGTCATTGAATCAGTTCCATGTTTATAAAGAGAAGTTACGCTAAGTACAGGTTCAAATGGCAATATACAATACACATGTCCCAGACTAGAAAGGACTGCGGTAGTTCCGGAAGGCACTGAGCGACTGAGCACCATGGAGGATATTCTCCAGCAGCGTCCCATAGTCCCATCCCATGGAAGCCGCAGCGATGGCCGTCAGACTTGCCTGATCCTCACGTCCTGGCCGGCCGGGACCTGTCATATTCTGTAGACCATTAGAATTTGAcagtgaagagtgaagagaaTACTTACAGGCTTCATATTGATATCAAAAAGCGCGAATTCCGACCCATGCTGGAACCGGCGTACATCAATACGAATCGGAGCAGTGGCTCCTATCAACTTTGCAACCTCTTCACACTGTCGCATTACCTTTCCATACGCCGGATCTTTGAGCTCATCCAGATTGACGACCCTCGAATTCGCCGTGACTGCCACTACACCGTTATACGGCGCAATACCGTCATCATGGTTGAACCGCGTAACCGGTACCATACTCCAGTGCCGAGGGTTgctcggcgtcggcggcaTCACAGTGATAGTCGCCTCCTCACCAGCGAGAAACTCCTCCAGCATAACCAGCGGCGACTCAGCAAGCAGAGCCTCCGTATGACGCTGCAACTCCGCCTTATCATGACAAA is a window of Aspergillus puulaauensis MK2 DNA, chromosome 4, nearly complete sequence DNA encoding:
- a CDS encoding RTA1 domain-containing protein (COG:S;~EggNog:ENOG410PJPK;~InterPro:IPR007568;~PFAM:PF04479;~TransMembrane:7 (o18-39i46-65o77-99i120-142o154-176i212-229o249-273i);~go_component: GO:0016021 - integral component of membrane [Evidence IEA]); the protein is MAKCVPPKESGWTFCPNLAASALFTVLYGLSFLLHLYLSFKTHKKFCWVITMGAAWLTIGFALRTKAAHQITGIGDFIPQSIIIFLGPLWLNGFVYMVLGRMVHMLLERDRVYNISARRLTLIFVILDIVAFFVQASSSGPMSSDDADTAQTGVYIMMAGVAIQQTFITSFIVLAIRFHYKLIIGTGTRHTQAIDERTAVKPAIYTVPWRRLLYALYLTLILITIRNIFRLIEFSDGVEGYIAVHEAFFYSLDAMPIFCGLIVLAVVHPSCVLQGPDSEFPKREKKGKKDKTEKKRRRRRSRGKEREQEVEEAGAGRTDDPREVFVSQV